Part of the Crossiella cryophila genome, GTAGCCACGCCGACGCCGGGCAAGAGCAGTACCGAACCCGTGGGAACATGGGAGGGAGATGACTAACGCTGCCTCGGTCTCGGCGCGTCGAGACCTTCCCGAAGCCCCGTTGCTGGTCGCCGCGCGTGGCGGCTCGCCGAGCCGGACCCCGGTGTGGTTCATGCGCCAGGCCGGGCGGTCCCTGCCGGAGTACCGCAAGGTCCGCGAGGGCATTCCGATGTTGCGCTCCTGCTTCATGCCGGAGCTGGTCTGCGAGATCACCATGCAGCCGGTCCGGCGGCACGGGGTCGACGCGGCCATCCTGTTCAGCGACATCGTGGTGCCGCTGGCCGCCGCCGGCGTCGACCTGGACATCGTGCCCGGCACCGGCCCCGTGGTCGCGAACCCGGTCCGCTCCATCCACGACGTGGAGAAGCTGCCGGTGCTCGACCCCGAGCAGGTCGCCCCGGTCGCCGAGGCGGTCGGGCTGCTGACCAAGGAGCTGGGCGAGACGCCGCTGATCGGCTTCGCCGGCGCGCCGTTCACGCTGGCCTCCTATCTGATCGAGGGCGGGCCCAGCCGCAACCACGAGCGCACCAAGGCGCTCATGTACAGCGACCCGGCCGCCTGGCACGCGCTGCTCGGCCACCTCGCCGACATGGCGCTGACCTTCCTGTCCGTGCAGGTCCAGGCCGGGGTGGACGCGATCCAGCTGTTCGACTCCTGGGCAGGCGCGCTCTCCGAGCGGGACTACCGCGAGTTCGT contains:
- the hemE gene encoding uroporphyrinogen decarboxylase; amino-acid sequence: MTNAASVSARRDLPEAPLLVAARGGSPSRTPVWFMRQAGRSLPEYRKVREGIPMLRSCFMPELVCEITMQPVRRHGVDAAILFSDIVVPLAAAGVDLDIVPGTGPVVANPVRSIHDVEKLPVLDPEQVAPVAEAVGLLTKELGETPLIGFAGAPFTLASYLIEGGPSRNHERTKALMYSDPAAWHALLGHLADMALTFLSVQVQAGVDAIQLFDSWAGALSERDYREFVLPHSARVFAGLADAGVPRIHFGVGTGELLVAMREAGNDVVGVDWRVPLDAAVNRLTSARPDLPKPVVQGNLDPAVLFSGEDVLEREINRIGAEGRAAAGHIFNLGHGVLPETDPGKITRAVELVHGLRP